A window of Maioricimonas rarisocia genomic DNA:
TCCAAACAGGAATTTAACGACATTTTGCACACGTGAAATTGTCAAAATCCCATTTGCCACTATCATGAAGGAGAACAGGGCGACAGAAGTCGCTCTCCGGCCAGAGCCTCAGCGCCGCCAGCCGCGGCGTGTTACGCGGTTTTTTCCACGGAATGACGAACGTCCCTCTCTCAACTTCCGATCGAGATCTTCTCCGGCAGCTCCGGCGGCTGGGAGCGGCGACGGTCCGTGAACTGTGTGAGAGCTGCGACGTCACCGCGACGGCGATCCGGCAGCGGCTGGGACGTCTCGAATCGGCCGCACTGGTCGAGAAGGAGATCGTCCGCCACGGCCGGGGTCGTCCACGCAATTGTTACAAGTTGACAGACAACGGGTTACAGCAGCTCGGAGAGAATTACGCCGAGCTGGCCCAGCTCCTCTGGGAACAGTTGGCCAACATCGATGACCCCGGCATTCGAGGGAAGCTGATCGACAGCCTCCGCTCGGCAATGGTCGAGCGCTACGGATCCAGCGTCGACGGCGCTACCCTGAAGGATCGGATCCGGCAGCTCGGTGCCGCACTCGCCCAGCGGGGCGCCGACGTCGAGATTGACGATCGTGAGGCCGGGGAGGGGGGACTGCCGATCCTCCGCGAGAACAATTGTCCTTACCACCGTCTGGCCGCAGCGGACGGGACGATCTGCGAACTGGAACAGTCGGTGTTCGAGTCGGTGCTCGATGCCGAAGTGGAACTGACCGCCTGTTGCATGGACGGCCATCACTGTTGTGAATTCGAGGTCACCGAACGCTCGGGGCATGAAGAAGTGTCGGCGGTTTCCCCGGGCAGCGAACCGCGTTAAAGTGACGTGTCCATTTCGGTCCGATTGTCGGGTTTCAGCGGCCGGACATCGAGAATACGCCTTTGTCTGTTTGAGGACGGATTGACCATGACCTGGATTGAAGGGCGGTTCGAAGAAAACGTCATCACCACTTCGCTCGAACAGGCGATGAACTGGGCGAAACAGTCGAGCATCTGGCCGATGACCTTCGGTCTGGCCTGTTGTGCGATCGAGATGATGGCGACCGGTGCCAGCCGCTACGACATCGACCGATTCGGGGCCGGGGCTTTCCGTGCCACGCCACGGCAGGCAGACCTGATGATCGTGGCCGGGACGGTGACCTATAAGATGGCCAGCCGGGTCCGTCGCCTTTACGAACAGATGCCCGACCCGAAGTATGTCATTGCGATGGGAGCCTGCACGGTCGGCGGTGGCCCGTACTTCAAGTACGGTTACCACGTGGTGAAGGGGGTCGACCTGGTCGTCCCGGTGGATGTGTACGTGCCGGGGTGCCCGCCGCGGCCGGAAGCCCTCCTCGAAGGGGTCATGCGAATTCAGGACAAGATCAAGGCGAAGAAACTCGCCAGGGGCGCCTCCGAGGTGCTGCCGGTTCCTCACCACACCGGCTACGTCCAGGAACCGCAACTGATCAACTCCTGACGGCGGCGGACGGCTCGTCCGCGCCAACGTCATACAGTGTCCGCAGTCTCCGCCGGCAAGCCGTCGGCGTGAGCAGTCAGTCGAATTACGGAATGTAACATGAGCAGTGTGCTGAAGATCGAAAACCTGCACGTCTCCGTCGGGGACGTGCCGATCCTCAAGGGCGTGAACCTCGAAATCGGTCAGGGCGAAATCCACGCACTGATGGGCCCGAACGGATCCGGCAAGAGCACACTCGCCTACACGCTCGCCGGACATCCGAAGTACGAGGTCACCGAAGGAAAGATCTCGCTGGACGGCAACGACATTGCCGAGCTGGATCCGTGCGAACGGGCCCGCCTGGGAATGTTTCTCGCCTTCCAGTACCCGGTCACCATCCCGGGCGTGAAGGTCGCCGACTTCCTGCGTCACGCCGTCTCGAACGTGCGGAACCCCGAACGGAAGGAAGGGGAAGAACTCATGCCGATGCGTGAGTTCCGTACCGAGTTGCGGCAGACAATGAAGGATCTGAACATCGACGCCGAGTTCGCCCGCCGGTACCTCAACGAAGGCTTCTCCGGCGGCGAGAAGAAGCGGATGGAGATTCTGCAGCTGGCGATGCTCAAGCCCCGGTTCGCCATGCTTGACGAGACCGACTCCGGCCTCGACAGCGACGCGGTCCGCGTGGTGAGCGAAGGACTGCGGACGCTCTCCGGCCCGCACATGGGCGTGCTGATCATCACGCACCACGAGCGTCTGCTCGAATACAACCAGCCGCAGTACACACACGTCATGCTGGCAGGCCAGATCGTCGAGACCGGCGATGCCGCCCTGGCGCACGAGCTTCATGCAAACGGATATGCGGGAGTCCGTGAACGTCATCCGGAAGCCGCGGCAGAGGAAGAAGCCGCCCGCAATCCGGAAGAAACCACCACCGCCTCCTGAGACCGGCCCAGCCGGCATCGCGACGCGACGTAAGTCACCATGACAACGACCACCCTGATCACCGCCGAAGAGTTTGGCCAGATGACGTTCGACACGCCCGTCGAACTCGTCCAAGGGGAGGTTGTGGAACTCAGCTTCGCTAACGCCCGGCATGGCATGGTGTGCACCAATGTCGCATACCTGCTGGGGACGCTGGAGCGGGAAAGCAATGGCACGAAGGTCGTTGCCTGCGGTTCGGGTGTCATCACGCGGCGCGATCCAGACTCCGTTCGGGGAGCGGACTTGCTCGTCGTGACACGCGAGCGACTCCCCGGGGCAGAGGTCCCGGTTGGATATTTCGATGTCGCCCCCGAACTGATCGTCGAAGTGGTGTCACCCAGCGACCGCTGGTCCGACGTCATTGCGAAGATTGCCGAGTACCTGCAGGCGGGCGTGCAGGAAGCTTGGATCGTCGATCCGGAACAGAAGCGGATTCATGTTTATCACGGCGACGCGGAACCACGGATGTTCGAAGCGTCTGCCGAAGTGAGCAGCCGGGCACTGCCCGGACTGCAGTTCAACGTTGACGACCTGTTTCGCGGAGTGTAGCCAGCCGGCAGCAGATCGCCGCTGCCTCTCGCGACAACAGTCCTGAAACAGACTCGCCCGACTTTCCATCGGAGCCGATCACCATGGCCAGCACTACCGAAAACCTGACACCCGACGCTGCGGGCATTCCCGAAGGCGGGTACAAGTTCGGATTCCACGATCCGACCGACAAATACACGTTCATGTCGCAGAAGGGACTGAACGCCCAGACCGTCGCCCAGATCTCCGAGATGAAAGGGGAACCGGCCTGGATGCGGGACTTCCGCGTGAAGTCCTTCGAGATCTTCGAGTCGAAGCCGATGCCCGACTGGGGGGGCGACATGTCCGGCATCGACTTCCAGGACATCTTCTACTACGTCAAGGCGGCCGATCATCAGGGGAAATCGTGGGACGACGTACCGGATGACATCCGCAAGACGTACGAACGCCTCGGGATCCCCGAAGCCGAGCAGAAGTATCTCGCCGGCGTGAAGGCCCAGTACGAGTCCGAAGTGGTCTACGGCTCATTGCAGGAAGACCTCGAGAAGCAGGGCGTCCTGTTCACCGACACCGACTCGGCCCTGCGGGACTACCCGGACACCTTCCGCGAACACTTCGCGACGGTCATTCCGCCCAGCGACAACAAGTTTGCCGCGCTCAACTCGGCCGTCTGGTCGGGTGGATCGTTCATCTACGTCCCGCCGGGAGTCCACATCGACTTCCCGCTGCAGGCGTACTTCCGCATCAACACCCAGAACATGGGTCAGTTCGAGCGGACGCTGATCATCGTCGACGAAGGAGCCAGCGTGCACTACGTCGAAGGCTGTACGGCTCCGGTCTACAGCACCGACTCACTGCACTCCGCGGTTGTCGAAATCATCGTCAAGAAGGAAGGTCGCTGCCGGTACACGACCATCCAGAACTGGTCGAACAACGTCTATAACCTCGTCACCAAACGGGCGATGGCCTACCGCGACGCCCTGATGGAGTGGGTCGACGGCAACCTCGGCTCGAAGCTGACGATGAAGTACCCGGCCGTCTACCTGATGGAACCGGGTGCCCGCGGCGAAACGCTGTCGATCGCCTTCGCCGGCGACGGACAGCACCAGGATGCCGGTGCGAAGATGGTCCACTGTGCTCCGCACACGTCGAGCCGGATCATCTCCAAGTCGATCAGCAAGGATGGCGGCCGCTCGAGTTATCGCGGTCTGGTAAAGGTTCAGAACGACGCGACCGACTGTAAGAGCAACGTCGTCTGCGACGCGCTGATCCTCGATCCGGAAAGCCGTAGCGACACCTACCCCTACATCGAGGTGGAGGAGGACGACGTCGCGATCGAGCACGAAGCGAGCGTCTCCAAGATCGCCGAGGAACAGCTTCTGTACCTGATGAGCCGCGGACTGACCGAAGCGGAAGCTTCCGCGATGATCGTCACCGGGTTCATCGAGCCGCTCGTCAAGGAACTCCCGATGGAATATGCCGTCGAGATGAACCGGTTGATCGAGCTGCAGATGGAAGGAAGCGTCGGCTGACCGACGACGTACCGGTTCCGGACGATGTACCGAGCCGTCACAGGCGGGAGCAGACTGAGATGCAGGCCTTCACCGTCACGCTGCTGTCTGTTCCTGCCGTGCTGTTCGGATCGACCCTCGCCCTGGCCGAAGCTCCGAACCGGAGCCAGGCTGAGGCGGCACTCGAGCGGGCCTGCCGGTTCTTCCACGACCACTGTTCGCATCACGGCGGATACGTCTGGAGATACAGCCGCGACCTGACTCTCAGCGAAGGGGAAGCCGAAACGGGCCCGGACACCGCATGGGTTCAGCCACCCGGCACTCCGGCAGTCGGCGAGACCTTCCTCGACGCCTGGGAGGCCACCGGCCGGGAAGAGTACCGGGACTGGGCGATCGAAACGGCTCGCGCGCTGGTTCGTGGTCAGCTGCAGTCCGGCGGATGGTACTACCGGATCGACTTCGACGAAGAGGAACGGAAACGCTGGGGCTTTCGCGACAATGAAGCCTATCGCCCCAGCCGGCGACGTAAGAACAAGACGAATGTGACGACGCTCGATGACGACGTCACACCGGCCGCTGTGCGGCTGCTGATGCGGGTCGATCGGGAACTGGACTTCAGTGACCGGGAGATCCACGAGGCGGCAATGTTTGCACTCGATGCGATCGTGGCCGCTCAGTATCCCAACGGAGGCTGGTACCAGAACTGGGACCGGTACCCTGAATCGGCCTCGAGCAATGACTTCCCTGTCATTGCCGCGTCGTATCCCGAAAGCTGGTCCCGCCGCTGGCTGAACGATTGGCCCGGCCGGTACTTCAATAACGACAACGTATCCGGCAACGTCATCGCGACGCTGCTGGAAGCATGGGACACCTACCAAGACGAACGTTACCTCGAGGCCGCCAAACGGGGAGGGGAGTTTCTGATCCGGGCGCAAATGCCCGACCCGCAGCCGGCCTGGGCCCAGCAGTACGATCCGCAGATGCATCCCTGCTGGGACCGCAAGTTCGAGCCGCCGGCCATCAGCGGGCTCGAATCACAGGACGTGATGGAAACACTGATGCTGCTGTATCGCCGCACCGGCGAGCAGCGGTTCCTCGAGCCGATCCCGCGGGCTCTCGAATACCTGAAGAACTCCCGGTATCCGGACGGCCGACTCGCCCGGTTCTACGAGTTGAAATCCAACCGGCCGCTGTTTTTCACGAAGGAATACGAACTGACGTACAACTCCGACGATTCCCCCACGCATTACGGCTTCATTGTCGACAGCCGACTGGACGCGATTGAAGCAGAGTTCACCCGACTCTCACGTCGGGGCCCGGAGGCACAGCCCACCGCGTCGCCTTCCCGCCGCGAACTGGCGGAACAGGCGGCCGCTGTGATCGAGGCTCTCGACGACCGGGGAGCCTGGATTGACCCGCGTTCGATGAAGGGGCACCGCAAGGCGTCTCCGGAAGGGGTCGTTCAGTCGGAAACGTTCAACACCAACGCCCGGGTGCTCTGCGAGTACCTGCAGTCATTGAATTGACCTGGCACGGTCGCCACGACCACCAGACAGACTCGATCGCACACACAGCAGCGACGTTACAGAACGGCAGGAAGAAGAATATGGCTCTCTCCGCAGCAACAACCGGATTCGACGCAGACATCTGGCAGGACTTTACTGCCGCACGGAACGAACCGGACTGGATTCTGGAACTCCGCCGTCAGGCCTTCGAGCTGTATCAGGAGAAGCTCGCAGCTCCTCTCGATCCGGAAGAGTACAAGCGGATCGACCTGCGGACGTTCCGACCCGAGAAATACGCGCTGCAGCCTGCAGGTGCCGGCACAGAAGCAACGGCCGGCCTCGACACGCTGATGCAGGACCGCGGCGAGTTCGCCGGTCGCGTGACACATGTCGACGGACACTGCACGAGTTCGGAACTCGCCCCCGAACTGGCCGGGAAGGGGGTGCTGTTCGGCGACCTGGCCACCATGCTCGAGCAGCATCGTGAACAGCTCGAACCGTACTTTCACACCCGGGCGGTTGATCCAGAGCGCGATCGTTTCTCGGCGTGGCATGCGGCGTTCTGGACGGGCGGCACCGTACTGTTCGTCCCCCGCAACGTCGAACTCGACGCTCCCCTGTACAGTCTGATCGGCCTGCAGGCAGACGGTGCGGCCGACTTCAGCCATACGCTGATCATCCTCGAAGAAGGGGCCTCGGCGACGCTGCTCGAAGAAACCTCTTCCTTCTCGCCCGATACCGAAGGTCTGCACGTCGGAGCCGTCGAACTGATCGTCGCACCGGGCGCCCGCCTGCGTTATGTGCAGCTGCAGAACTGGAACGAGAAGGTGCGGCACTTCGCCCACCAGTCCGGTCGGGTCGGTCGGGACAGCATGCTGCAGTGGACCGTCGGCGGCCTCGGAGCAAAGATGGCGCACATCCACCAGGACGTGCATCTCGACGGCCGCGGTGCTCATGCCGAAGTGAACGGCGTGACGTTCGCCACCGATCGCCAGCTCCTGTCGTACTACACGCAGCAGACGCACCATCAGCCCGATACCCGTTCGGACCTGCTGTACAAGGAGGTCTGCCGTGACAAGTCACGTGTCGTCTGGCGGGGGATGATCAAGGTCGATCCCGACGCCCAGAAGACGGACGGCTACCAGCGGAACGACGCGTTGATGCTCAGCCGCGACGCCCGGGCCGATGCAATTCCGGGACTGGAGATCGAAGCGGACGACGTCCGCTGTACACACGGAGCAACGGCAGGCCGCGTCGACGAAGAGCAGGTCTTCTACGCGATGTGCCGCGGACTGTCGCGGTACGAGGCGATGCACGTCATCGTCGAAGGCTTCTTCGCCGAGATCTATGACCGCATCCCGGTCGAACTGGTGCGGGAGACGCTCAGCCAGGCGGTCGAACGGAAGCTGGGAATCGGCGACTGACGCGCCCGGCGAATCTGCCGGGTTCGAGCGGCCCCGAAACGGGTTCGTCGCTCTCGCGCCTGCCTTGCCTGTATTCGTCACCGTCGACGAGAATCGTGCAGCCCCCTGACATTACCAAGAGAACCTCGATGGCTGAGCTTGAACGTGTCGCCTCCCGCGACGAGATCCCACCCGGCGGAAGAAAATCGGTCATTGTCGACGAGATTCCGGCCCTGCTGCTCCGCGCCGGCGACGACTATTACTGCATCGAAGACGTCTGCACCCACGACGGACAGCCGCTCACCGACGGCCCCCTGGCCGACAAGGTGATCACCTGCCCCCGTCACGGCGCCGAGTTCGACATCTCGACCGGGGCTCCCCTGTGCATGCCGGCAACCGAGCCGATCCGCACATTTGCTGTCGAACTTCGCGAGGACGGCGTGTACGTCGCGCTCGACTGACGCAACCCTCCCTCCGCCGCGGCAAGTCCGTTGATATGGCAGGACGTGGATGATTCTGCCAAGATTGAATCGCAACACCCTGTCGGATGTCTGCGGAGGTTCATCACGGTGACCGGATTTCGCCGTCAACTTGCCATTCTTTGCCTGGCCTGCTGCCCGCTGGTCTGCGGAATCGACGTGCGGGGGGACGATGCTGCCGCACCCGCAGCGGTTGAGTCGCTGATCGACCAGTTGAACGACCCCGCTTTCGAGACCCGCGACGCTGCTGAAGAAGCGCTCGTCCGGAAAGGGGCCGACGCGGTGGAATCCCTCGTTGACGCCGCCCGGCACCGCGGCCCCGAAGTCGCTCTCCGGGCGGTCTCCATCCTCGAACGGATCTTCCAGACCGACGAAGAGGCAGCCGGCGATGCTGCCGAGGTGGCCCTCGAATCGTTGCGGCGGGCGGACCGGGCCCCCATCGTTGATGCGGCAACGCGTGCACTGGCGGGCAATCACGAGATTCGCGAACGACGTGCCGTGGCCGCGATCCGCAAACTGGGCGGCCGGGTCGAGTACGGCATCGACGAAAACGCCACGATGATGGTGCAGAATCTTGCCGGCAACCAATTTCAGACCGCCCCCGTACAGGAGATCAAGACCATCTGGCTCACCAGGGGCTGGACCGGAGGGGAAGAGGGGCTGCGGCACCTGCGCCGACTGACACACGTCAGCAGCGTCAACATCTACCACATTGCCGGCAGCGGAGTCTCACGCGAAGCGGTCGAAGCGCTTGCCGCCGACCTTCAGGGGCTGCAGGTCGTTCGCCGCGGCAACGCGAGCCTGGGGATCAAACATCTGCCGATCGGCACCAACGTCTGCCGGGTGTCGGAAGTCGTCGACGGTGGTGCGGCCGAGAAGGCCGGTGTCGTGGCCGGCGACATCATCGTCCAGATTGACGAGACGACGATCGAGAAATTCGACGACCTGGTCAGCGAACTGAAGAACTACGAACCGGGGCAGGAAGCCGTCCTGAAAGTGATCCGCAACGGACAGTTCCGCTCCATTCCCGTCGAACTGGGGGGCTGGGACAACGTCAGCGCCGTGCCGGCCATGCGCGATCCCTTCGGTAACCCGATTCCGCGGAAGTAATTCAAACGCCTTCGGAGTCCCTGATGCGACGTCCGGACAGTCCTCACCTGCAGCAGGCACATCTGGCCCAAGCGACGCGGCGGCATTTCTTCTCGCAGTGTGGTCTCGGCATCGGTTCGGTCGCACTGGCCTCGCTGATGGGCGAGGGACAACTGACGGCCGCTCCCGCCGGCACGACCGCAGCGACACATTTTCCGCCACGCGCGAAGAACGTGATCTTCCTGTTCATGGCCGGTGGCCCCAGTCAGCTCGAACTGTTCGACCCCAAGCCAAAGCTGCAGGAACTCTCCGGGAACGTCATCCCGGAGTCGTTTGTCGAAGGCAAACGCTTCGCCTTCATCAAGCGGGACGCAAAGCTGCTCGGCACGAAGCAGACGTTCGCCCCACGTGGCGAAAGCGGCACCGAGATCTCCGACCTGCTCCCGCACACCGCAGCGATCGCCGACGACATCGCCGTCATCCGCTCGATGAAGACCGACGTCTTCAACCACGGCCCGGCAAAGCTTTTCGTCAACACCGGTTCGCCGCAGTTTGGCCGACCCAGCATGGGGGCATGGGTGACCTACGGCATCGGCAGCACGGCGACCGACCTGCCCGGTTTCGTCGTCCTGCAGTCCGGACCCCGCGGACCTCGTGGGGGCGCGCCGCTGTGGGGCAGCGGCTTTCTGCCGACCACTTACCAGGGGGTCCCGTTTCTGAACGGTGCCGACCCGATCCTCAACCTGTCCAATCCTGCCGGCATCGACAACGCCGCCCAGGAACAGTTCATCGATGCCGTCACCGATCTTAACTCGCTCCGCCGCGCAGTCGTGCAGGATCCGGAGATCGACACCCGTATCGCCGCCTACGAGATGGCGTACCGGATGCAGTCGAGCGCTCCGGAACTGATGGACCTCTCGGACGAATCATCCCATACGCTCGAAGCATATGGTGTCGATCCGGCGAAACCGTCCTACGCCCGCAACTGCCTGCTGGCACGTCGGCTGGTGGAGCAGGGGGTCCGCTTCGTCCAGCTGTACCACACCGACTGGGACCATCACGGCAACAAGGGGACCGACCTGGGCGAGGCACTTCAGGCCCGCTGCCGCGAGACCGACCAGGCGTCCGCCGCCCTGGTCAACGACCTGAAGCAGCGGGGCCTGCTCGACGACACGTTGGTGATCTGGGGCGGTGAATTCGGCCGGACTCCGCAGGGAGAAGTCCGCAGCGACCTGCGCGGTCGCGACCACCACATCGACGCCTACTCGATGTGGATGGCCGGAGGCGGCGTTCGCGGCGGCCAGACGATCGGCACGACCGACGAGATCGGCTACGAAGTTGTCGATCAGCCGGTTCACGTCCATGACCTGCAGGCAACTGTCCTGCACCTGCTCGGTCTGGACCACAAGCGGCTCACGTTCCGTTTTCAGGGACGGGACTTCCGCCTCACCGATGTCCACGGACAAGTCGTCGAACAACTCTTCTCCTGAGCTCGCGCCTTCCCGGGATGCTGGCCGCCGGGTGGCATACCCGTCCTTTCAAGCCGGGCATGTACGCCGAACATCACTTCGAGACGGCCCCGACGGCTCCCAGCGCCCACGCGACGGCTACTCGTCAGCCGGGACGGTCATCTCGATGAAATTGAAGTGGCCCCCCTGCGGATCGGTGACCACGGCAATGTGACCGACCCCCACTTCGAACGGCGGACGGATGACCGATCCGCCCAGGTCCGTCAGCGTCGAGCAGCTCGCTTGAACGTTCGCTACGGAGAAATAGACACCCCAGTGAGGTGGAATCGGTCCCATCTCCGGCGTCAGATTCAAGGCCCCTGCGTGCCTCCGGCCGCCGACATGGAAGCACCAGTAGTCGTCACCTGCTTCCTCCCTGTGCGTCGTCCAGCCAAACAGGTCTTCGTAGAACTTCGCACCATTCTTCACAGAAGGCGTCAGCAGCTCGCTCCAGCACCAGGTGTTCGGCACATTCGCCAGCGTGGCGCCGCACGTCTGGTTGGCCTGCCACAGACAGACGGCCGCACCGGCAGGATCGGTGATGACGGACATCCAGCCGGCATCCATGACCTGCATGACCGGCATTCGCACCTGTCCTCCCAAAGCTTCGACCCGCTCCGTCGTCGCCGCTGCATCCTCGACATTGACGTAGCTGCTCCAGACCGGCGGCATGCCGGCCTCTTTCATCTCCGGGTTCATCTCGCCGAAGCCCCCCACCGATTCGCCATCCAGCTTGAGGATGTAGTAGGGCGGGCCTCCCTGCGTATCCTGCTGCTCTGCTTCCCAGCCGAACAGCTTGCCGTAGAACTCCAGTGCCTGCGGACCGTCATGGGCCATCAGGTCCACCCAGCAGAACTGCCCGGGGGCGTACTTCGTGAAGCGTGCCATCTGTCGATCTCCGGAAGAGCCAGAACCTGTACACCTGTACCTTAACGCATCATGCCGAGGATCGATCGTCCAGGCAAGTGGGAAGCCTGCGATTTCACGCAAAACGAACAGGGCAGGCAGCGGCCGTACAAACGAAAAAGGCCCGCCGCCGGAAGCGCCTTTGCAGGAAGGCTTCCGGGACGGGCTCAGGGTCCCCGCCACAGTCGTGCCGGGAGATCAGTTGCCGCTGAGCAGCTTCGCAGGCGGCACGAAGGCCGCAATCCGGTTGAAGGCTTCGAGCACTTCGGCTTCCATCGCAGAGATCGTTGAACCACCCGGCACATCGATCCAGTGGCCGTTGGCCATATGGGCGATGGCCCGCATCAGATCGCGGTCAGCACCGGCCCCCACGGAGAGCGTGTGGATCGTCATGTCGTTGTCGACCGCTTCTTTCGCCTTGACGAGTGCGAACATCTTCGCGTCGTAGTTGCTCTCGCCACCGGACAACTGATAGTCGGCAGCGCCGTCGCCGTCGTAGTCGAACAGTTCATCCCAGTCCCAGTCGGAAGGAACTGTGTAGCTCTCCGTCACGTTGGCATTACCATCGGTCATCAGCAGAATGGTGGGGCGGGCGCCCGGCCGTCCGTACGACTGGATCGACGAGATGGCGCGAGAGATGCCGCCGCCGACATTCGTCGTGTCGTAGTAATGGGCCGCCTGCTTGTGCTGCATGATGGTGGCAACCGAGTCGTAATCCGTGGTCAGCGGTTCGGCACTGATATCGACGTACGGCATGTCGGTGTCGTTCAGAACCATCTCCAGCCGGTGGTACGTGTCGTAGCTGACCAGTCCCAGCGTGTCACCGAATCCCAGGTCCTCGAGGAAGTCGGCGAACAGCGTGTGCCCTTCCTTGATGGCATGGAACGGGTAATGCCGCGTCTTGTACAGGTCCGGCGTCTGATAATGCCGCCGTTTCTTGTCGAGCAGATAGTGGACGAACGTCATCCCGCCGTACATCTCGCGGTAACTACCCCGATTGATGTCGCTGTCAGAACGGACGTAGTCAATGAAGTCATCCCAGCTGCCGGACGGATACGGATAGGCAACCGTGTCCAGGCCGAAGACTGCTTCGACGTTCTCGTTCGTATCATCGAAACGGTAGGCGATCAGCGTCGCGGCCGAATCGGGAGTGTCGAACCGCTCACCGTAACCGGGCCCGTCACCACTGGAGTTGCACCCCGACTTGACCCATACGGTTTCGATCGTTTTGCCGGCATTGTCCCCCTGTCCCTGGAAGGTGCCGGTCTTCCCCTGGTTGAGGTTGTCGAACTTGTACTGCGTTCCGTCTTCGAATTCGAGAACGACGTTGGAGAGGTCCTTGGAGGACTCGATGTAAACGCTCGTCGTGTCCGCAGCGAAGGTGACCTCGATCGTGGGACGGCAACCGCTTCCGCTTTCACCCGCGACGGTCACCTCTTCGCCGACAATGTACTTGACCCACACCGTCGCAATGTCTTTGCCACTGTTGCTGTCGCTGCCGGAGTAGGTGCCGCCGCTCTCGTTGAGACCGGTAAACTTCTGCGACTTTCCGTTCGTGAACTCGAGGACGACTTCACTGTACGGCTGGTCGGACGTGATCTCCGTTTCGTCGTACTTGAACGTCACGGTCGCGGTCGGATCATCCGGGTTGTCGGAAGGGGGGCTGTCGAGTGACAGGTACTTCGGTGTGAAGATCATGTCTCCCACGTCGACCGGCTGCAGATCGTTGTAAATCTGCTGCAGGTTGGTCTCGATCGCCGGGATTCCCAGCTTGTCGACGGTCTCGCTGCGAAACTGGCTGTCGTAGGTCATCGAGCCGGAGAAATCGAGCACCGTCACGATGTCGCGGGCTTCGACGTAGGCGACTGCCTCGGCCCGGATCTTTGCCGTCCGGTCGCCGGTCACGCCGGCGAAGAACAGCTGCAACTGGCCGTCCGGCTTCGTCACGTCGGGATCGTCGCGGCGGGCGATCACGCGGACGACGTTCGAAGGGGACTCGTTCCAGGTGACTTCAAACTCGCCCGTCGAGTCGTTGTAGGATCGCTTGCCGAACTCGACATCCTCGTTCGGATCGACGTACACGCCGTTGAGGGCAGCCACCTCGACCGCCTTCTGGGCGGCCTGCGACTTGGAGTACTCGACGAGGTTGCCCACCTCCGGTCCGGCATTCTCGACGGCATGGGTGATTTCCATCGCCGCCGCGAGCGCCGCCGCATCGACAGCGTTCTGCATCTTGGTCTTTGTCAGCGAAATCGTGCCGACGTCGACCGAGAAGGCAACGAAGGTGATGCACGCCGTCAGACAGAAGAAGGCAACGACGATAAAC
This region includes:
- a CDS encoding helix-turn-helix transcriptional regulator: MTNVPLSTSDRDLLRQLRRLGAATVRELCESCDVTATAIRQRLGRLESAALVEKEIVRHGRGRPRNCYKLTDNGLQQLGENYAELAQLLWEQLANIDDPGIRGKLIDSLRSAMVERYGSSVDGATLKDRIRQLGAALAQRGADVEIDDREAGEGGLPILRENNCPYHRLAAADGTICELEQSVFESVLDAEVELTACCMDGHHCCEFEVTERSGHEEVSAVSPGSEPR
- a CDS encoding NADH-quinone oxidoreductase subunit B; amino-acid sequence: MTWIEGRFEENVITTSLEQAMNWAKQSSIWPMTFGLACCAIEMMATGASRYDIDRFGAGAFRATPRQADLMIVAGTVTYKMASRVRRLYEQMPDPKYVIAMGACTVGGGPYFKYGYHVVKGVDLVVPVDVYVPGCPPRPEALLEGVMRIQDKIKAKKLARGASEVLPVPHHTGYVQEPQLINS
- the sufC gene encoding Fe-S cluster assembly ATPase SufC; its protein translation is MSSVLKIENLHVSVGDVPILKGVNLEIGQGEIHALMGPNGSGKSTLAYTLAGHPKYEVTEGKISLDGNDIAELDPCERARLGMFLAFQYPVTIPGVKVADFLRHAVSNVRNPERKEGEELMPMREFRTELRQTMKDLNIDAEFARRYLNEGFSGGEKKRMEILQLAMLKPRFAMLDETDSGLDSDAVRVVSEGLRTLSGPHMGVLIITHHERLLEYNQPQYTHVMLAGQIVETGDAALAHELHANGYAGVRERHPEAAAEEEAARNPEETTTAS
- a CDS encoding Uma2 family endonuclease, which gives rise to MTTTTLITAEEFGQMTFDTPVELVQGEVVELSFANARHGMVCTNVAYLLGTLERESNGTKVVACGSGVITRRDPDSVRGADLLVVTRERLPGAEVPVGYFDVAPELIVEVVSPSDRWSDVIAKIAEYLQAGVQEAWIVDPEQKRIHVYHGDAEPRMFEASAEVSSRALPGLQFNVDDLFRGV
- the sufB gene encoding Fe-S cluster assembly protein SufB, encoding MAAASRDNSPETDSPDFPSEPITMASTTENLTPDAAGIPEGGYKFGFHDPTDKYTFMSQKGLNAQTVAQISEMKGEPAWMRDFRVKSFEIFESKPMPDWGGDMSGIDFQDIFYYVKAADHQGKSWDDVPDDIRKTYERLGIPEAEQKYLAGVKAQYESEVVYGSLQEDLEKQGVLFTDTDSALRDYPDTFREHFATVIPPSDNKFAALNSAVWSGGSFIYVPPGVHIDFPLQAYFRINTQNMGQFERTLIIVDEGASVHYVEGCTAPVYSTDSLHSAVVEIIVKKEGRCRYTTIQNWSNNVYNLVTKRAMAYRDALMEWVDGNLGSKLTMKYPAVYLMEPGARGETLSIAFAGDGQHQDAGAKMVHCAPHTSSRIISKSISKDGGRSSYRGLVKVQNDATDCKSNVVCDALILDPESRSDTYPYIEVEEDDVAIEHEASVSKIAEEQLLYLMSRGLTEAEASAMIVTGFIEPLVKELPMEYAVEMNRLIELQMEGSVG
- a CDS encoding pectate lyase; this encodes MQAFTVTLLSVPAVLFGSTLALAEAPNRSQAEAALERACRFFHDHCSHHGGYVWRYSRDLTLSEGEAETGPDTAWVQPPGTPAVGETFLDAWEATGREEYRDWAIETARALVRGQLQSGGWYYRIDFDEEERKRWGFRDNEAYRPSRRRKNKTNVTTLDDDVTPAAVRLLMRVDRELDFSDREIHEAAMFALDAIVAAQYPNGGWYQNWDRYPESASSNDFPVIAASYPESWSRRWLNDWPGRYFNNDNVSGNVIATLLEAWDTYQDERYLEAAKRGGEFLIRAQMPDPQPAWAQQYDPQMHPCWDRKFEPPAISGLESQDVMETLMLLYRRTGEQRFLEPIPRALEYLKNSRYPDGRLARFYELKSNRPLFFTKEYELTYNSDDSPTHYGFIVDSRLDAIEAEFTRLSRRGPEAQPTASPSRRELAEQAAAVIEALDDRGAWIDPRSMKGHRKASPEGVVQSETFNTNARVLCEYLQSLN